The Stomoxys calcitrans chromosome 3, idStoCalc2.1, whole genome shotgun sequence genome includes a region encoding these proteins:
- the LOC106087885 gene encoding gram-negative bacteria-binding protein 3 — protein sequence MPKIVAGAQYLTLFISLSCLSCELLASDYEVPTAKIEVFYPKGFQVSIPHEEGITLFAFHGKLNEEMVGLEAGTWARDIVKHKDGRWTFRDRVTKLALGDTLYYWTYVIYKGLGYREDDGVYVVNEYANTTTPTVKTDDLPVVDDRPLDKGTCTGAVTIVNGAPVRCAKQLVFEENFDGTYLDNTKWTVERRIPQSPNYEFCLYLDDVADVLQISQGMVSIKPKPFQKHFGRKSAKRPLVLGSKCTGAQGSDECSLTPQGLNIIPPIISAQFSTKGKFSFKYGSVEVRAKMPRGMWIFPQLWLDPSNPVYGEKEYRSGQMRMAQSRDNGREQDLLTGLLLNAVEPWHSLKLCVNKSTNAQLSEVFHLYQLLWTPNFIAFSVDNNEYCRFEIPDEEHAFRNLQQNDHYLPNREILQSGSKWAPFDQEFALTVGLGVGGFNDFPDMIWAEEKPWRNIDPKALKNFATAYRDDCLSNCAFQVDNIKIYSV from the coding sequence ATGCCTAAAATCGTCGCTGGTGCGCAGTATTTAACTTTATTCATTTCGTTGAGTTGCTTGTCGTGTGAATTATTGGCTTCGGACTATGAAGTGCCAACCGCAAAGATAGAGGTTTTCTATCCCAAGGGCTTTCAGGTTTCAATACCACATGAGGAAGGCATAACCCTTTTCGCCTTCCATGGCAAACTCAATGAGGAAATGGTGGGACTTGAAGCTGGAACCTGGGCTCGTGACATTGTCAAACACAAAGATGGTCGTTGGACTTTTCGTGATCGTGTCACAAAACTGGCATTGGGCGATACGCTTTACTATTGGACTTATGTCATATACAAGGGCTTGGGCTACCGAGAGGATGATGGTGTTTATGTAGTAAATGAATATGCCAATACAACAACCCCAACCGTGAAAACTGACGATCTACCTGTAGTTGATGATAGGCCTCTGGACAAGGGAACTTGCACTGGCGCTGTGACTATTGTAAATGGAGCACCAGTACGCTGTGCCAAGCAATTGGTGTTTGAGGAAAACTTTGATGGTACCTATTTGGATAACACCAAATGGACTGTGGAGAGACGCATACCTCAATCACCCAACTATGAGTTCTGTTTGTATCTCGATGACGTAGCCGATGTTTTGCAAATAAGCCAGGGCATGGTCTCCATCAAGCCCAAGCCTTTCCAAAAACACTTTGGCAGGAAATCTGCCAAGCGGCCACTTGTGTTGGGATCCAAATGCACAGGCGCTCAAGGCAGTGACGAATGTTCTTTGACACCGCAGGGCTTGAATATAATACCCCCCATCATATCGGCACAGTTTTCCACCAAAGGAAAATTCTCCTTCAAATACGGCTCGGTGGAAGTACGAGCGAAAATGCCCAGAGGCATGTGGATTTTCCCCCAGCTTTGGCTTGACCCTTCCAACCCAGTCTATGGCGAAAAGGAGTATCGTTCTGGACAAATGCGCATGGCCCAGTCAAGAGACAATGGCCGTGAGCAAGATCTACTAACGGGCCTTTTGCTTAACGCTGTTGAACCTTGGCATTCCTTGAAGTTATGTGTCAATAAATCCACCAATGCCCAATTGTCTGAAGTATTCCACCTCTATCAATTACTTTGGACCCCAAACTTCATTGCATTTTCTGTAGACAACAATGAATACTGTCGTTTTGAAATACCCGACGAGGAGCATGCCTTCCGTAATCTGCAACAGAACGATCACTATTTGCCCAATCGAGAAATCCTGCAAAGTGGTTCTAAATGGGCCCCATTCGACCAGGAATTCGCGTTGACAGTGGGCCTTGGAGTTGGTGGCTTTAATGATTTCCCAGATATGATTTGGGCAGAAGAGAAGCCGTGGCGCAATATCGATCCTaaggcgttgaaaaatttcgcCACTGCTTATCGTGACGACTGCTTGAGCAATTGTGCATTTCAAGTGGacaacattaaaatttactcGGTTTAG